The proteins below come from a single Leptotrichia sp. oral taxon 223 genomic window:
- a CDS encoding DUF1385 domain-containing protein, with amino-acid sequence MEDKKVTVGGQAVVEGVMMRGPKAIATAVRKQDGSIVYKKITLTEKNNKWLKVPFVRGVIALYDAMVVGTKELIFASNQAGLEEEKLTDKQVGFTVMTSILLGIAVFMWLPSAVGGFFFKDDILKANIVEAAIKLVLFLGYIYGISFLKDIQRVFEYHGAEHKSIMNYEMKKELTPKNAKACTRFHPRCGTSFLLLVMFISILVFSTVDLFFKVPSGHLTMILYKLATRILFIPLVAGLSYEIQRWTSYHLDNIFAKIIAVPGMWLQKITTSEPDESQLEVAIVALNVALGNEVTNATEVFE; translated from the coding sequence ATGGAAGATAAAAAAGTGACTGTTGGAGGGCAGGCTGTTGTGGAAGGGGTTATGATGAGAGGGCCTAAGGCTATTGCAACGGCTGTCCGTAAGCAGGATGGGAGTATTGTTTATAAAAAAATAACACTTACCGAGAAAAATAATAAATGGTTAAAAGTGCCTTTTGTGAGAGGAGTCATAGCGCTTTATGATGCAATGGTTGTTGGGACGAAGGAGCTTATTTTTGCATCAAATCAGGCTGGACTGGAAGAGGAGAAATTGACAGATAAACAGGTTGGATTTACTGTTATGACGTCGATTTTATTGGGAATTGCGGTATTTATGTGGCTACCGTCTGCTGTCGGAGGTTTTTTCTTTAAAGACGACATATTAAAGGCAAATATCGTTGAGGCTGCCATAAAATTAGTCCTTTTTCTGGGATATATTTATGGAATTTCGTTTTTAAAGGATATACAGCGGGTTTTTGAATATCATGGAGCAGAACACAAGAGCATTATGAACTATGAAATGAAAAAGGAATTGACACCAAAAAATGCAAAGGCATGTACACGATTTCATCCAAGATGCGGAACAAGCTTCCTTTTGCTTGTAATGTTCATAAGTATTCTTGTATTTTCGACAGTTGACTTGTTTTTCAAGGTTCCTTCAGGACATCTTACAATGATACTTTACAAGCTGGCGACAAGAATTCTATTTATACCGCTTGTTGCTGGACTTTCTTATGAAATACAGCGTTGGACAAGCTACCATCTGGACAACATTTTTGCAAAAATAATAGCTGTTCCAGGAATGTGGCTGCAAAAGATAACTACAAGCGAGCCTGATGAAAGCCAATTGGAAGTGGCAATTGTAGCTTTGAATGTGGCGTTAGGGAATGAAGTTACGAATGCGACGGAAGTTTTTGAATAA
- the disA gene encoding DNA integrity scanning diadenylate cyclase DisA encodes MVKKVVNKKKILEHIFERIAPGTALREAIDKIQEAKLGALIVLGNPSDLKDVMGGGFELNTVYSPQKVYELSKMDGGIILSEDIKTIYGANIQLQPNYSIETDESGTRHQAAHRIAQQKGNLVVAVSERRNKITVYYGKFRYLLNEIGDLLTKSSQAITALEKYSLAIEKNHVNLSILEFDNMVTLYDIVECVRMYGLLFRMSEELIEYMAELGSEGRLIKIQYEEIMLNKNESFDALIKDYQVSNEKAEKIGVRVKSLTKEELLDDEKIVCLLGFDTNIITLDEKIEPRGYGLLSNITKISKKDREVLVKEFSNVQSILMSTASDIAKIKGVSKYKAEHINKSLKRIKNKAAIDRE; translated from the coding sequence ATGGTAAAAAAGGTAGTGAACAAGAAGAAAATATTGGAGCACATATTTGAGAGAATAGCACCAGGAACAGCTTTGAGGGAAGCGATAGATAAAATTCAGGAAGCAAAGCTGGGAGCGTTGATTGTGCTTGGAAACCCTAGTGATTTGAAGGATGTAATGGGAGGCGGATTTGAACTGAATACAGTGTATTCGCCGCAGAAGGTTTATGAACTGTCTAAAATGGATGGCGGAATTATTTTGTCAGAGGATATAAAAACAATTTATGGGGCAAATATTCAATTGCAACCAAATTATTCGATAGAAACAGATGAAAGCGGAACAAGACATCAGGCGGCGCATAGAATTGCCCAGCAAAAAGGGAATCTAGTTGTAGCGGTTTCCGAAAGAAGAAATAAAATAACAGTATATTATGGAAAGTTTAGATATTTGCTAAATGAAATTGGAGATCTGCTGACAAAATCTTCACAGGCGATAACGGCTCTTGAAAAATATTCCCTTGCGATTGAAAAAAACCATGTAAATCTGTCCATTCTGGAATTTGACAATATGGTAACGCTTTATGATATTGTGGAATGTGTTAGAATGTACGGACTTCTTTTCAGAATGTCGGAAGAATTAATTGAATATATGGCAGAGCTTGGAAGTGAAGGGCGGCTCATAAAGATTCAGTATGAAGAGATCATGTTAAATAAAAATGAGAGCTTTGATGCCCTTATAAAGGATTATCAGGTAAGCAATGAAAAAGCTGAAAAAATTGGAGTGAGAGTAAAATCCTTAACGAAGGAGGAATTGCTGGATGATGAAAAAATCGTGTGTCTACTTGGATTTGATACAAATATCATAACTTTGGATGAAAAGATAGAGCCGCGTGGATACGGACTTTTGAGCAATATAACAAAAATAAGTAAAAAAGACAGGGAAGTTCTTGTAAAGGAATTTTCAAACGTTCAGTCAATCTTGATGTCAACTGCCTCAGACATTGCTAAAATAAAGGGAGTCAGCAAATACAAGGCTGAACACATTAATAAATCATTGAAGCGGATAAAAAACAAGGCGGCAATTGACAGGGAATAA
- the radA gene encoding DNA repair protein RadA: MAVKKGKTKYICSECGYSSLKWLGKCPNCDSWGTFEEEIDIKSTFKNVESKEVSISKITEIKIEKEFRMVTPFEEFDRVLGGGLIKGEVVLITGSPGIGKSTFLLQLSQEYAKIGNVFYVSGEESPRQIKQRAERVNVKSENLYILNDTNIEKIESVILKDKPKVVVIDSIQTLYSENVNSIPGSVTQIRETTLKIIEIAKKNEIAFYIVGHVTKDGKLAGPKLLEHMVDAVLQIEGEENSYYRIIRSIKNRYGSTNEISIFDMKENGISEVKNPSEFFISDRDEKNIGSIIVPIFEGSRVFLFEVQSLLGTPNFGMPRRTVEGYDKTRVEILSAVLSRSLKVDVNSKDIYINIPGGIDLNDRSSDLAVVFSLLSSVKGVPISQKIAAIGELGLRGEVRKVSFIKNRVNELEKMGFAGVYLPKSHKADFEKEKTKIKLNYISNINELVERIR; this comes from the coding sequence ATGGCTGTAAAAAAAGGAAAGACAAAATACATATGCTCAGAATGCGGCTACAGTTCGTTAAAATGGCTGGGAAAATGCCCTAACTGCGATTCGTGGGGAACGTTTGAAGAGGAAATCGACATAAAGAGCACTTTTAAAAATGTGGAATCAAAGGAAGTTTCGATTAGCAAAATAACGGAAATTAAAATAGAAAAGGAATTTCGGATGGTAACGCCTTTTGAGGAGTTTGACAGGGTGCTGGGAGGCGGACTGATAAAGGGGGAAGTTGTGCTGATTACTGGAAGCCCAGGGATTGGTAAATCGACTTTCCTGCTCCAGCTGTCACAGGAATATGCAAAAATTGGGAATGTATTCTATGTTTCTGGAGAAGAGTCGCCACGGCAGATAAAGCAGCGTGCAGAACGTGTCAATGTAAAAAGCGAAAACCTGTATATCCTGAATGATACTAACATTGAAAAAATCGAAAGCGTAATTTTAAAGGATAAGCCGAAAGTTGTTGTAATTGACTCAATTCAGACGCTTTATTCGGAAAATGTAAATTCCATTCCTGGAAGCGTGACGCAGATTCGGGAAACAACTTTAAAAATCATTGAAATCGCTAAAAAAAATGAAATTGCATTTTATATTGTGGGACACGTTACAAAAGATGGAAAACTGGCGGGGCCAAAATTGCTGGAACATATGGTGGATGCGGTGCTGCAAATTGAAGGGGAGGAAAACAGTTATTATAGAATTATCCGTTCGATAAAAAACCGTTATGGCTCCACAAATGAAATTTCAATTTTTGATATGAAGGAAAATGGAATTAGTGAAGTGAAGAATCCGTCTGAATTTTTTATAAGCGACAGGGATGAAAAAAATATCGGAAGCATTATTGTGCCGATTTTTGAAGGAAGTCGTGTATTTTTATTTGAAGTGCAGTCGTTACTGGGAACGCCAAATTTCGGAATGCCGAGACGGACTGTTGAAGGATATGACAAAACTCGTGTGGAAATATTGAGTGCAGTTTTATCACGTTCCTTGAAGGTGGATGTAAATTCAAAGGACATTTATATAAATATTCCAGGCGGAATTGACTTGAATGACAGAAGTTCTGACTTGGCGGTAGTTTTCTCGCTTCTGTCATCAGTAAAGGGAGTGCCGATAAGCCAGAAAATAGCCGCTATTGGTGAATTGGGATTACGTGGTGAAGTGAGAAAGGTTTCATTTATTAAAAATAGAGTAAATGAATTGGAAAAAATGGGATTTGCAGGAGTATACCTTCCAAAAAGCCATAAGGCAGACTTTGAGAAGGAAAAAACAAAGATAAAACTTAACTATATAAGCAACATAAATGAACTTGTCGAGAGGATAAGATAA
- the coaD gene encoding pantetheine-phosphate adenylyltransferase: MVKVALYPGSFDPVTKGHIDIIKRSSNLFDKLIIGIFKNSTKSKAWFSDEEKVEMIEEILKKENINAEIKIFNGLLVDFMYKENVNILIRGLRALSDYEYELQFTLTNKTLSKSEFETVFLTASREYLYLSSSLVKEVALNKGDLSFFVTGNVEKRLIEKVKELEI; encoded by the coding sequence ATGGTAAAAGTGGCATTGTATCCAGGAAGTTTTGATCCAGTAACGAAGGGACATATTGATATTATAAAACGTTCTTCAAATTTATTTGACAAGTTAATAATAGGAATTTTTAAAAATTCTACAAAATCAAAAGCCTGGTTTTCGGATGAAGAAAAAGTCGAAATGATAGAAGAAATTTTGAAAAAAGAAAATATTAATGCTGAAATAAAAATTTTTAACGGATTATTAGTTGATTTTATGTATAAGGAAAACGTAAATATTCTAATAAGAGGATTACGTGCTTTATCAGACTATGAATATGAACTGCAGTTTACCTTGACAAATAAGACGCTTTCAAAAAGTGAATTTGAAACTGTATTCCTGACTGCTTCGAGGGAATATCTGTATTTAAGTTCAAGTCTTGTGAAGGAAGTTGCATTAAATAAAGGGGACTTAAGCTTTTTTGTTACAGGGAATGTGGAAAAACGTTTGATTGAGAAGGTTAAGGAATTGGAAATTTAA
- the rnc gene encoding ribonuclease III, with translation METGANRDAKELMQKIGYEFKNEEYLEEALTHRSYSNETEKTRRFNNEKLEFLGDAVANLITTEYIYDLYEKKTEGELAKLKSKIISEPVFSTIASDMELGEYLYLSNGEIMSGGRNRKSILGDAFEALIGAIFKDSDYYTAKNVALKLLLKKINKLEEIEGTGDYKTVLQEFVQGKYRKMPEYKLLNTKGPDHDKIFEISVSWNNKIYGVGTGKSKKEAEKHAAKEALARLKK, from the coding sequence ATGGAAACAGGTGCAAATAGGGACGCTAAGGAATTGATGCAGAAAATAGGATATGAATTTAAAAATGAGGAATATTTGGAAGAAGCGTTGACACATAGATCCTATTCCAACGAAACGGAAAAAACTAGAAGATTTAACAATGAAAAGCTGGAATTTCTGGGAGATGCGGTGGCAAATCTTATAACGACAGAATATATCTACGATCTTTATGAGAAAAAAACGGAAGGAGAACTTGCCAAACTGAAAAGTAAAATTATAAGCGAGCCTGTGTTTTCCACTATTGCAAGTGATATGGAGCTGGGAGAATATTTGTATTTGAGCAATGGCGAGATTATGTCTGGCGGGAGAAATAGGAAATCTATCCTAGGTGATGCGTTTGAGGCGCTGATTGGTGCAATTTTTAAAGATTCAGATTATTATACTGCGAAAAATGTGGCATTAAAGCTTTTACTTAAAAAAATAAATAAGCTTGAGGAAATAGAGGGAACTGGTGACTATAAGACAGTTCTGCAGGAATTTGTTCAAGGAAAGTATAGAAAAATGCCAGAATACAAGCTACTTAATACGAAGGGTCCTGATCACGATAAAATTTTTGAAATTTCTGTAAGCTGGAATAATAAAATTTATGGAGTGGGAACCGGAAAAAGTAAAAAAGAAGCTGAGAAACATGCGGCAAAAGAAGCGTTAGCTAGATTGAAAAAATAA
- the fabF gene encoding beta-ketoacyl-ACP synthase II, whose product MRRVVVTGIGLVTPLGTGKDKAWKNLLAGECGIDKITQFDSSEHPVHIAAEVKDFVPENYIEKKELKKIARFSQFAIAASKEALEDAKLEITDENADRIGVIIGSGIGGLDVIEQEVEKLVTRGPKRVSPFYIPAAILNMASGNTSIYTGAKGPNKTVVTACASGTNSIGDAFQAILLGKADAMIAGGTEATVTPSGIAGFANLKALSTNPDPKTASRPFTADRDGFVLGEGSGVLVLEELEHAKKRGAKIYAEVVGYGETGDAFHMTAPSDGGEGAARAFKMALEQGNIKPEEVGYINAHGTSTPANDKNETQAIKSAFGEHAYKLAVSSTKGATGHLLGGAGGIEAAFLALAISEGIMPPTINYENPDPLCDLDYVPNKAVKRDIEVGMSSSLGFGGHNAVLAFRKYK is encoded by the coding sequence ATGAGAAGAGTAGTTGTTACAGGAATAGGACTGGTAACACCATTAGGAACTGGAAAAGATAAGGCTTGGAAAAATTTGCTGGCTGGAGAATGTGGGATTGATAAAATTACGCAATTTGACAGTTCAGAGCATCCAGTGCATATTGCGGCGGAAGTAAAGGATTTTGTGCCAGAAAATTATATTGAGAAAAAAGAATTGAAAAAAATAGCCAGATTTTCTCAATTTGCGATTGCTGCATCAAAGGAAGCGCTGGAAGATGCAAAATTGGAAATTACAGATGAAAATGCGGACCGGATTGGAGTAATTATTGGTTCTGGAATTGGCGGGCTGGATGTAATTGAGCAGGAAGTGGAAAAACTCGTTACCAGAGGGCCTAAAAGAGTATCGCCATTTTACATTCCAGCGGCTATTTTAAATATGGCTTCGGGGAATACTTCAATTTATACAGGAGCAAAAGGGCCTAATAAAACAGTTGTTACAGCCTGTGCTTCAGGAACAAACTCAATTGGAGATGCTTTTCAGGCAATCTTATTAGGAAAGGCTGATGCAATGATAGCCGGAGGGACAGAAGCGACAGTAACTCCCTCAGGAATAGCAGGATTTGCAAACCTGAAGGCATTGTCAACTAACCCAGATCCTAAAACTGCATCACGTCCATTTACAGCGGATAGAGATGGATTTGTACTTGGAGAAGGTTCAGGAGTGCTAGTTCTGGAAGAGTTGGAGCACGCCAAAAAACGTGGAGCAAAAATTTATGCGGAAGTTGTCGGATATGGGGAAACAGGAGATGCCTTCCACATGACAGCGCCATCAGATGGCGGAGAAGGAGCGGCAAGAGCATTTAAGATGGCTTTGGAGCAGGGGAATATTAAGCCTGAGGAAGTTGGATATATCAATGCACATGGAACATCTACACCTGCGAATGATAAAAATGAAACTCAGGCGATAAAATCAGCATTTGGAGAGCATGCATACAAGCTTGCTGTAAGTTCTACGAAAGGTGCAACTGGACACTTGCTAGGTGGAGCGGGAGGAATTGAAGCGGCATTTCTGGCACTTGCAATTTCGGAAGGGATTATGCCGCCGACTATAAATTATGAAAACCCTGATCCGCTGTGTGATTTGGATTATGTACCAAATAAAGCAGTAAAACGGGATATTGAAGTAGGAATGTCAAGTTCGTTAGGATTTGGCGGACATAATGCGGTTTTAGCATTTAGAAAATATAAATAA
- a CDS encoding acyl carrier protein, whose product MLDKIKSIVVDQLGVDEDQVTEDASFVDDLGADSLDTVELIMAFEEEFDIEIPDEDAQKIKTVKDVIEYIESKQ is encoded by the coding sequence ATGCTAGATAAAATTAAATCAATAGTAGTAGATCAATTAGGAGTAGACGAAGATCAAGTAACAGAAGATGCGTCTTTCGTTGATGATTTAGGAGCTGATTCATTAGACACAGTTGAGTTAATCATGGCTTTTGAAGAAGAGTTTGATATTGAAATTCCTGATGAAGATGCACAAAAAATTAAAACAGTTAAAGATGTAATTGAATATATTGAATCTAAACAATAG